One genomic segment of bacterium includes these proteins:
- a CDS encoding HAMP domain-containing protein: MSTQRQRKLAKNAKRFIGRLSIRRRIAIAILMSFIIILPSVSLSLFYFSGLLRGIKTITENDVRLGRMASDLTLIMLDIRRDERNYRMFGNPTERTGIEEKIARTKSLVSEAYKITPVQDQDIINNLSDHFTVYSNSFNMLVEHITENPPEEEVLKRARTQFSQKLLDFQTTYLKILTEIEKASPAQRDSVLSRANENLSDIFLNFATSESQTMQPSYIQENLENSRQDFLETAHSLAEKSWENMEAHKEESLRIEARAKRNIISVLIVTGLFCILMVTYIPRYIVRPITSLNRIFRKAEEGDYYARAVVQSNDEVGDLAVSYNQMMNRLRGYDELKTKKIASQKRSVDRLLENINVPICILNDKLFATYYNTLFANLFVSIIAPKPPAAGLDFSKIHEMGKFVEELRKKILHAENEFVLATTLPDGTGKTFKGRLVRDHVMSLESIILVGAAVKNEENRQ; encoded by the coding sequence GTGAGCACTCAACGACAGAGAAAACTGGCTAAAAATGCAAAACGATTTATCGGTCGGCTTTCGATACGGAGAAGAATTGCCATTGCAATCCTTATGAGCTTCATAATCATTCTGCCTTCCGTGTCTCTTTCTCTTTTCTACTTCTCTGGACTGCTGCGAGGGATAAAAACCATCACCGAAAACGATGTCAGGCTTGGCAGAATGGCCTCCGACCTTACCCTGATCATGCTCGACATCCGCCGTGATGAACGCAATTACCGGATGTTCGGCAATCCCACTGAGCGGACGGGTATAGAGGAAAAGATCGCCCGCACGAAATCACTTGTTTCGGAAGCATATAAAATAACGCCGGTTCAGGACCAGGATATTATCAATAACCTTTCCGACCATTTTACCGTCTATTCCAACAGCTTCAATATGCTCGTCGAGCATATAACCGAGAATCCTCCTGAGGAGGAGGTCCTGAAAAGAGCCAGAACACAGTTCTCTCAGAAATTACTTGATTTTCAGACTACATACCTCAAAATACTCACGGAAATTGAAAAAGCTTCTCCTGCCCAGAGAGATTCTGTCCTCTCTCGCGCAAATGAAAATCTGAGTGACATTTTTCTGAATTTTGCTACTTCCGAAAGCCAGACAATGCAGCCTTCCTATATTCAGGAGAATCTCGAGAATTCACGTCAGGATTTCCTCGAAACTGCCCACAGTCTCGCCGAAAAAAGCTGGGAAAACATGGAAGCTCACAAAGAGGAAAGCCTCAGAATAGAGGCCCGGGCAAAACGTAACATCATCTCCGTCCTCATCGTCACCGGTCTGTTCTGTATTCTGATGGTGACCTATATCCCTCGGTACATCGTCAGACCGATCACCTCGCTCAACAGGATTTTCAGAAAAGCCGAAGAGGGGGACTATTATGCCAGGGCTGTTGTCCAGTCGAATGACGAGGTCGGTGATCTTGCGGTCAGCTACAACCAGATGATGAACCGGCTGCGCGGTTATGATGAACTGAAAACGAAAAAAATCGCTTCCCAGAAACGTTCTGTCGACAGGCTGCTCGAAAACATCAATGTCCCCATCTGCATCCTTAACGACAAGCTCTTTGCCACGTATTACAATACCCTCTTCGCGAATCTTTTCGTATCCATCATAGCTCCGAAACCCCCGGCCGCCGGACTCGATTTTTCGAAAATCCATGAAATGGGCAAGTTTGTCGAGGAGCTCCGTAAAAAAATCCTCCACGCGGAAAACGAGTTCGTGCTCGCCACGACGCTGCCCGACGGCACGGGTAAAACCTTCAAAGGCCGTCTTGTGCGGGATCATGTCATGAGCCTTGAATCGATAATTCTTGTCGGCGCCGCCGTAAAGAACGAGGAAAACAGGCAGTGA
- a CDS encoding TrkA family potassium uptake protein — protein MKRFLVIGLGQFGFELAKALYDKGAEVIAVDTKIELVEAIKDYVTTAVMLDCTDEEALKSLNLDDLDAAIIAIGEDWEASILTTAILNEMGIENIIARRAGAIHGKILEKVGATRIISPEINIADQLARSLISPGLLEHIALPDGHTIFQVEAKPDFFDKTLIELDFRRNYGLLVVGIQRKKTNITESGEIFYEVENISLPSATEAIKDGDILVLVGMKEDIEKFLSME, from the coding sequence ATGAAGCGTTTTCTGGTTATCGGGTTAGGCCAGTTCGGATTCGAACTTGCCAAAGCTCTCTATGACAAAGGCGCCGAGGTGATTGCAGTAGACACAAAAATCGAGCTCGTTGAAGCGATAAAAGACTATGTTACCACTGCGGTCATGCTTGACTGCACCGATGAAGAAGCGCTCAAATCGTTGAACCTCGATGATCTCGATGCGGCCATTATAGCAATCGGCGAGGACTGGGAAGCGAGTATCCTCACAACGGCTATCCTCAATGAAATGGGGATTGAAAACATCATAGCGCGGCGGGCCGGCGCCATTCACGGTAAAATTCTCGAGAAAGTGGGGGCGACCAGAATTATCTCGCCGGAGATAAACATCGCCGACCAGCTTGCTCGAAGCCTTATTTCCCCAGGGCTTCTCGAACATATTGCACTGCCGGACGGTCATACCATCTTCCAGGTGGAAGCAAAACCGGATTTTTTTGATAAAACTCTTATAGAGCTCGATTTCCGCCGTAATTATGGCCTCCTGGTCGTCGGGATTCAGCGGAAGAAAACGAATATTACCGAATCCGGCGAGATTTTTTATGAGGTCGAAAATATCAGCCTTCCTTCCGCCACCGAGGCTATCAAGGATGGTGATATTCTGGTGCTGGTGGGTATGAAGGAAGATATAGAAAAGTTTCTTTCCATGGAGTGA
- a CDS encoding TrkH family potassium uptake protein — protein MKSGYLSRIQKSLYSFISFCAAVGVIETIIFRGFTIYEPELIRLIIHGVYSVLIVLYLIWVALRVIESGWQLRAMIPDLALSVLLISAAFPITVSGSIISIRIVLALAVVFLRKFEMSAFATRIRLNPASVLLLSFFLVIVIGVLLLMLPAATVDKKGTGFIDAVFTSTSATCVTGLIVQDTGSYFSSFGQVVILILIQVGGLGIMTLSTLFAMILGRRLGLKQEEHMRGILDLSGPAQMYKLIVQIIRITVFFELMGAFFLFLKWYPVMGSHHALKHAVFHSISAFCNAGFSLNSTSLVGYVSDISVNCVVVMLILFGGFGFMVIDDLIKNIRNYNPLSLKWSRLNTHTKIVLTTSAVLLVVGTLSVFFFEFDNAMLDLSTGNKLLAAFFQSTTLRTAGFNTIDIGTLRDVTLFISIMLMFIGASPSSTGGGIKTTTFAVLILTVRAMLTSRDKVEIFSRTIPQQTVYKSIAIMLFSSTFVIGVTVLLLATQQGEFIDVLFEAVSAIGTVGLSTGVTGHLDTVGKLLITLLMYVGRVGPLTMALALGEVKKVNIEYPTTRVAVG, from the coding sequence ATGAAATCAGGTTATCTCAGCAGAATTCAAAAATCGCTCTACAGCTTCATCTCATTCTGCGCGGCTGTCGGTGTGATTGAGACCATCATTTTCAGGGGATTCACGATTTATGAGCCTGAACTGATCCGGCTCATAATACACGGTGTTTACAGTGTGCTCATTGTTCTGTATTTAATCTGGGTGGCTCTGCGGGTAATTGAGTCCGGATGGCAGCTCCGGGCAATGATACCGGATCTGGCGCTTTCGGTGCTTTTAATAAGCGCTGCTTTTCCCATTACCGTCTCCGGAAGCATTATTTCAATCAGGATAGTATTAGCTCTTGCGGTGGTGTTTTTACGGAAGTTTGAAATGAGTGCATTCGCTACCCGGATACGTCTGAATCCGGCAAGCGTTCTCCTGTTGTCGTTTTTCCTGGTAATCGTTATCGGTGTACTGCTGCTCATGCTGCCTGCGGCGACCGTCGATAAAAAAGGGACAGGTTTCATTGATGCTGTTTTCACCTCGACATCCGCGACCTGTGTGACAGGGCTAATCGTACAGGATACCGGCTCATATTTTTCCTCGTTCGGCCAGGTTGTAATTCTGATCCTCATCCAGGTCGGGGGGCTCGGTATCATGACCTTATCGACATTGTTCGCCATGATTCTGGGACGGCGTCTCGGCTTGAAACAGGAAGAACATATGCGCGGTATTCTCGATCTGAGCGGTCCGGCCCAGATGTATAAACTCATCGTGCAGATTATCCGTATTACGGTTTTTTTCGAATTAATGGGCGCTTTTTTCCTTTTTCTTAAATGGTATCCTGTCATGGGTTCGCACCATGCGCTCAAGCATGCGGTTTTTCACTCCATATCGGCATTCTGTAACGCCGGTTTCAGCCTCAATTCGACAAGCCTTGTGGGATATGTCAGCGATATTTCCGTTAATTGTGTTGTTGTCATGCTTATTCTTTTCGGTGGTTTCGGATTTATGGTGATCGATGATCTTATCAAAAATATCCGCAACTATAATCCACTCTCTCTAAAATGGTCGAGACTCAACACACATACAAAAATCGTTTTGACAACATCCGCAGTTCTCCTTGTTGTGGGAACCCTGAGCGTATTCTTTTTTGAGTTCGATAATGCCATGCTCGATCTCTCTACCGGCAACAAGCTTCTTGCGGCTTTTTTCCAGTCGACAACGTTGAGGACAGCCGGATTCAACACCATCGATATCGGTACGCTGCGGGATGTTACGCTCTTTATAAGCATAATGCTCATGTTTATCGGGGCATCACCCTCATCGACCGGCGGGGGAATCAAAACGACCACGTTTGCAGTATTGATTCTTACAGTCAGGGCGATGCTCACTTCACGTGACAAGGTGGAGATTTTTTCCAGAACGATACCTCAGCAGACCGTGTACAAGTCGATAGCGATCATGCTTTTTTCAAGCACGTTCGTCATCGGTGTCACCGTTCTGCTTCTGGCGACCCAGCAGGGTGAATTTATCGATGTTCTCTTCGAGGCGGTTTCGGCTATCGGAACGGTCGGGCTCTCGACCGGTGTAACCGGGCATCTCGATACGGTCGGTAAGCTGTTGATAACGCTGCTCATGTATGTCGGGCGAGTTGGCCCGCTCACCATGGCGCTGGCATTGGGTGAAGTCAAAAAGGTGAATATCGAATATCCCACGACCCGTGTCGCGGTAGGGTGA
- a CDS encoding PQQ-binding-like beta-propeller repeat protein: MKWKFLTDGDVNSSPAIGADGTVYVGSNDNYLYAIQPDGTLKWKFRTENFVTSSPAIGSDGTVYVGSHDTDLYAITSKGSLKWKFQTVGNVFSSPAISSEGTVYIGSGHFLYAVKSDGTLKWKFQTGDNIWSLPAIGIDGTVYIGSVDDYIYAVESDGSLKWKFQTENCVFSSPAIGIDGTVYIGSIDNYIYAVQSDGSLKWKFQTGADINSSPAIDIDGTVYVGSADGYLYAFAPETSGAGTITLISPNGGETWQSGTTQNITWTSSNVDSVRIDYSTDSGSSWNEIVSSTSAAPGSYEWTIPTSINSTKCLIRITSVGDSSVNDTSNAVFTISPSSPPVTLANTAWPMRGQNPRHTGRGTATVAASSTVKWKFKTDGSVESSPAIGIDGTVYVGSNDMYLYAIQSDGTLKWKFQTGGQIFSSPAIGSDGTVYVGSIDTYLYAVKSDGTLKWKFRTDDIVFSSPAIGSDGTVYVGSSTYLFAVTSDGTLKWKFQTGGSIQSSPAIDSDGTVYVGSNDDYLYAINSNGTLKWKFQTENYVYSSPAIGSTGTVYVGSNDTYLYAVKSDGTFYWKILTRNHVYSSPAIDSDGTVYAGSSDGYLYATTSGVTNKWVFQAEGGFAWSSFAIGSDGTLYVGTSVGYLYAIKSDGTLKWKFQTGDFINSSPAIGADGTLYVGSDDGYLYAFAPETQSRTITVSSPNGGETCQSGTVQNITWTSSNIDNVRIEYSIDSGSSWATIASGTSAASGSYEWAVPATVSSSMCMIRITSVEDSSVNDTSDAVFTIAPSSQQEIVSGSPWPMRGQNPRHTGIGIASVAASSAVKWKYQAGNSISSSPAISIDGTVYVGSYDTYLYAVNSDGTLKWKYQTGDTVSSSPAIDSDGTVYVGSHDMYLYAIQSDGTLKWRYLTGGTVNSSPVIGIDGMVYVGSWDTCLYAIQSDGTLKWKYQTEYLIEWTSPATDTDGTVYVGSWDNYIYAINPDGTLKWRYRTGGAVQSSPAIGSDGTVYVGSNDTYLYALKSDGTLKWRYQTGGVVISSPSTGFDGTVYVGSGDNCLHAVKPDGTLKWKYQTGGTVNSLPSIGTDGTVYVGSVDGYIYAVKPDGTLKWKYQTGGAVYSSPSIGTDGTVYVGSDDGYLYAFAPETVFVTVTSPNGGEIFESGTTHNITWTCMGIDSVKIEYSFDNGSNWSTVTESTDAVKDSYSWTVPDIVSTDCRIRISASGDPGISDVSNNPFEIYMKTTITDTISVYAVPDNATPLPNSDVKIDIIVDMGDNDELLGEYTIGIAWDPEVLDYQSVTGGSTEGFTKVIENAAHAGQGSLSITYVNPNGAGKRIYIASVYCKTLNVPGTQSDIRVTVQSLSSAVSFLNLEPYVSVTPGNVAISAPHVNADKSLVTADEISVIVGQTITVTVTVVDDYGNPVAGMDVYFPDMEKNEKDVRPVIADPDPTDTGIILKTDGNGRVQTTITCDFPYEGQLKPYVKDNKGNVTELKFITLSFVPFTPDIVFTEPQTEAVTGDYEVKIGVNDIILTADIEVWLHYWKPGEAEKTVQMFLSGEKKSKMAESSIYKATIPTGGNAGIRYYITVHNPQSEVSFSDTLSIMVKEDSFSVNNTKDTAHPDGIVNNRWTLFSVPAIFDRNDSIVHLLEPQLGLYGNTEPEHTWYYMTYGINGEKDSPSYFEPGKAYFLFQRVGTTPIKGGADVKNPITLNITQPGRTIIESDSVLVTLKNGWYLIGNPYPYAVPLFKLVRGENGVVIPDNIVTYEWNEQYTKAVNAQNESNAAQSGWSVPRKGTDALGNVKVKPWGGVLVHYLASTARNTNTMTVQKPVTIEDVLAEGWGSRISVYTGIYADMNNYIGVIPRESRSWDFFEPPSIGAIGSLYFEEENPGYGAMRYCTSFKEAGHEGYSWDMYYQSPGGKETITLAWNRINGMNEDIHYALVDISRGMVIGMDEDKMYEFRSFDKEYTYGFRVFAGSENYVNRNADELLASLPQTFALHQNYPNPFNPSTTIGFTLPVASPVSLNIYNMMGQKVKTLLDNSVLSPGTHEIRWDGRDDEENRVSSGIYIYSICMSDKIKAGKMVLIK, encoded by the coding sequence TTGAAATGGAAATTTCTGACGGATGGTGATGTTAATTCCTCACCCGCGATAGGTGCTGACGGAACGGTGTATGTAGGGTCGAATGACAATTATCTTTATGCGATACAACCTGACGGTACGCTGAAATGGAAATTCCGTACCGAAAATTTTGTCACTTCTTCGCCTGCGATAGGCTCCGACGGAACGGTGTATGTAGGGTCTCACGATACTGATCTTTATGCAATAACATCGAAAGGGTCATTGAAATGGAAATTCCAGACAGTAGGTAATGTCTTTTCTTCGCCTGCGATTAGCTCCGAAGGCACAGTTTATATAGGATCTGGTCATTTTTTATATGCGGTTAAATCGGATGGGACATTGAAGTGGAAATTCCAGACAGGAGATAATATATGGTCATTGCCAGCGATAGGCATCGATGGTACTGTGTATATAGGGTCTGTTGATGATTATATTTACGCAGTTGAATCGGATGGGTCATTGAAGTGGAAATTCCAGACAGAAAATTGTGTCTTTTCCTCGCCAGCGATAGGCATCGATGGCACGGTGTATATAGGGTCTATAGATAATTATATTTACGCGGTACAATCGGATGGGTCATTGAAATGGAAATTCCAGACAGGGGCTGATATAAATTCCTCGCCTGCGATAGACATTGATGGCACGGTCTATGTAGGATCTGCAGATGGTTACCTCTATGCTTTCGCTCCCGAAACCTCTGGAGCCGGAACAATTACTCTCATTTCCCCCAACGGCGGCGAAACATGGCAATCAGGAACCACGCAGAACATCACATGGACAAGCTCGAATGTTGACAGTGTCAGGATTGACTATTCCACGGACAGCGGCTCGTCATGGAACGAGATCGTATCGAGTACATCCGCTGCCCCGGGGAGCTATGAATGGACGATTCCTACCTCAATCAATTCGACGAAGTGCCTGATACGGATCACATCAGTTGGAGACTCATCGGTTAACGATACGAGCAACGCTGTATTCACCATTTCTCCTTCTTCTCCTCCGGTGACACTCGCCAACACCGCCTGGCCGATGAGAGGCCAGAATCCCCGGCACACGGGCAGAGGAACTGCCACGGTTGCAGCATCGAGCACGGTAAAATGGAAATTCAAAACTGATGGTTCTGTTGAATCCTCACCCGCAATAGGCATTGATGGCACAGTGTATGTTGGGTCTAATGATATGTATCTCTATGCGATACAATCTGACGGTACATTGAAATGGAAATTCCAGACGGGAGGTCAAATATTCTCCTCACCAGCGATAGGCTCCGATGGTACGGTGTATGTGGGGTCTATTGATACGTATCTCTATGCGGTGAAATCGGATGGGACATTGAAATGGAAATTCCGGACGGATGATATTGTCTTCTCCTCACCCGCAATAGGCTCCGATGGTACAGTGTATGTGGGATCTTCTACGTATCTTTTTGCAGTAACTTCCGACGGCACATTGAAATGGAAATTCCAGACGGGAGGTAGCATCCAATCCTCCCCAGCGATAGACTCCGATGGCACGGTGTATGTGGGATCTAATGATGATTATCTCTATGCGATAAATTCCAACGGTACATTGAAATGGAAATTCCAGACGGAAAATTATGTTTACTCCTCTCCTGCAATAGGCTCCACCGGAACGGTGTATGTGGGATCTAATGATACATATCTCTACGCAGTAAAGTCCGATGGTACATTTTATTGGAAAATACTAACTCGCAATCATGTCTATTCCTCGCCCGCAATTGATTCAGATGGTACGGTGTATGCAGGATCTTCTGATGGTTATCTTTACGCTACGACATCGGGTGTGACAAATAAGTGGGTATTTCAGGCAGAGGGTGGATTCGCTTGGTCCTCATTTGCTATAGGTTCCGACGGCACATTGTATGTGGGAACTTCTGTTGGTTATCTCTATGCAATAAAATCGGACGGTACATTGAAATGGAAATTCCAGACGGGTGATTTTATCAATTCCTCGCCTGCGATAGGCGCAGACGGCACATTGTATGTGGGATCTGACGATGGTTACCTCTACGCTTTCGCTCCCGAAACCCAAAGCAGAACCATCACGGTATCATCCCCCAACGGCGGCGAAACCTGTCAATCGGGAACAGTACAGAACATTACATGGACAAGCTCGAACATTGACAATGTCAGGATCGAATACTCCATAGACAGCGGTTCGTCGTGGGCAACGATTGCATCGGGCACATCTGCAGCCTCGGGGAGCTATGAATGGGCGGTTCCGGCAACCGTCAGTTCGTCGATGTGCATGATCCGTATCACATCAGTCGAAGATTCATCGGTAAACGATACGAGCGATGCTGTTTTCACCATTGCTCCTTCTTCTCAGCAGGAAATAGTGTCCGGCTCCCCATGGCCGATGCGCGGGCAGAATCCCCGGCATACAGGTATCGGAATTGCCTCCGTCGCCGCATCGAGCGCGGTAAAGTGGAAATATCAGGCCGGTAATTCAATATCTTCATCACCTGCGATAAGTATCGACGGCACAGTGTATGTGGGATCATATGACACGTATCTCTATGCTGTGAACTCGGACGGGACATTGAAATGGAAATACCAGACCGGCGATACCGTCTCTTCATCGCCTGCGATAGACTCCGATGGCACGGTGTATGTGGGATCCCATGACATGTATCTCTACGCTATACAATCGGATGGGACATTGAAATGGAGATACCTGACCGGTGGAACTGTCAATTCCTCGCCCGTGATAGGGATCGACGGCATGGTATATGTGGGTTCCTGGGATACCTGCCTTTATGCGATACAATCGGATGGAACATTGAAATGGAAATACCAGACCGAGTATTTAATCGAATGGACATCACCGGCGACAGATACCGACGGCACAGTATATGTAGGGTCATGGGACAATTATATTTATGCAATAAACCCGGATGGGACATTGAAATGGAGATACCGGACCGGCGGGGCTGTCCAGTCGTCACCTGCTATAGGCTCTGACGGTACGGTATATGTGGGTTCCAACGATACATATCTCTATGCATTAAAATCCGATGGGACGTTGAAATGGAGATACCAGACCGGAGGTGTTGTCATTTCCTCACCCTCGACAGGTTTCGACGGGACAGTGTATGTGGGTTCTGGTGACAATTGTCTCCATGCGGTAAAACCGGATGGAACGTTGAAATGGAAATACCAGACCGGCGGAACTGTCAATTCCTTACCTTCCATAGGTACCGACGGCACGGTCTATGTGGGATCGGTTGATGGTTATATATACGCGGTAAAACCGGACGGGACGTTGAAATGGAAATACCAGACCGGTGGAGCTGTCTATTCCTCGCCTTCCATAGGTACCGACGGCACGGTATATGTGGGGTCTGACGATGGTTATCTCTACGCATTTGCCCCTGAAACAGTATTTGTGACTGTAACCTCGCCCAACGGCGGCGAAATATTCGAATCGGGAACCACTCACAACATCACATGGACTTGCATGGGTATTGACAGTGTAAAAATCGAATACTCGTTTGACAACGGCTCGAACTGGTCAACGGTTACCGAAAGTACCGATGCTGTAAAAGATTCATATTCCTGGACAGTGCCCGATATCGTTTCAACGGATTGCAGAATACGGATATCCGCTTCCGGCGACCCCGGAATATCCGATGTGAGCAATAATCCCTTCGAAATTTACATGAAAACTACAATCACCGATACAATCTCTGTTTACGCAGTGCCTGATAATGCCACTCCATTGCCGAACAGCGATGTGAAGATAGACATTATTGTCGATATGGGAGATAATGATGAGCTTCTGGGGGAATATACAATCGGCATTGCATGGGATCCTGAAGTACTGGACTATCAGAGTGTCACGGGTGGCAGTACCGAAGGATTCACCAAAGTTATCGAAAATGCGGCTCATGCCGGTCAGGGAAGTCTTTCTATTACGTATGTAAATCCCAACGGCGCCGGAAAGAGAATTTATATCGCGTCTGTCTACTGTAAAACGCTCAATGTACCGGGAACTCAATCGGATATACGGGTGACGGTACAGAGTCTCAGTTCTGCCGTTTCGTTTTTGAATCTCGAACCCTATGTTTCCGTTACTCCGGGAAATGTTGCAATATCTGCCCCGCATGTCAATGCTGACAAGAGTCTGGTTACAGCGGATGAAATATCGGTGATAGTCGGGCAGACAATAACGGTGACCGTTACGGTAGTGGACGATTACGGCAATCCTGTTGCAGGTATGGACGTTTACTTCCCGGATATGGAAAAGAACGAAAAAGATGTCAGGCCGGTCATCGCCGACCCTGACCCGACCGATACGGGTATAATACTTAAAACTGATGGAAATGGCAGAGTTCAAACCACCATTACTTGTGATTTTCCATACGAGGGACAGCTAAAACCGTATGTCAAAGACAACAAAGGAAATGTGACCGAACTGAAATTCATCACGCTATCGTTTGTTCCATTTACGCCGGATATTGTATTCACCGAACCACAGACCGAAGCCGTCACTGGAGATTATGAAGTAAAAATTGGAGTTAATGACATCATTTTAACGGCTGATATCGAAGTGTGGCTCCACTATTGGAAGCCGGGTGAGGCGGAAAAAACGGTTCAAATGTTTCTTTCCGGTGAGAAAAAGTCAAAAATGGCGGAATCATCGATATACAAAGCGACAATACCGACCGGAGGGAATGCCGGAATACGGTATTATATCACCGTTCATAATCCACAGTCGGAAGTCAGTTTTTCGGATACCCTGAGCATCATGGTAAAGGAGGACAGTTTTTCTGTTAACAATACAAAGGATACAGCCCATCCGGATGGTATCGTCAACAACCGTTGGACGCTGTTTTCTGTGCCGGCGATATTCGACAGAAATGATTCCATCGTACATCTGTTGGAACCCCAGCTGGGGCTGTATGGAAATACCGAACCGGAACATACGTGGTATTACATGACATACGGCATTAATGGCGAAAAAGACTCACCATCATACTTTGAGCCGGGTAAAGCTTATTTTCTTTTCCAGCGTGTCGGTACAACTCCGATAAAAGGGGGAGCGGATGTCAAGAATCCCATAACGTTGAACATAACTCAACCAGGACGTACCATCATCGAGAGTGACAGTGTTCTTGTTACACTTAAAAACGGCTGGTATCTAATCGGCAATCCATATCCCTATGCTGTTCCGCTTTTTAAACTTGTCCGCGGGGAGAACGGTGTCGTAATTCCCGATAATATTGTCACCTATGAATGGAATGAACAGTACACAAAGGCTGTGAACGCGCAGAATGAAAGTAACGCAGCACAATCCGGCTGGAGTGTTCCCCGAAAAGGAACCGATGCGCTCGGCAATGTTAAGGTCAAACCCTGGGGCGGTGTTCTCGTTCACTATCTGGCAAGTACGGCGAGAAATACCAACACAATGACTGTGCAAAAGCCGGTAACTATCGAGGATGTGCTTGCAGAAGGCTGGGGAAGCCGGATATCCGTGTACACCGGTATCTATGCCGATATGAACAACTACATCGGTGTTATTCCCCGGGAAAGCAGGTCATGGGATTTCTTCGAACCACCGTCCATCGGTGCTATCGGCTCGCTCTATTTTGAGGAGGAAAACCCCGGATATGGTGCTATGCGGTATTGTACCTCGTTCAAGGAAGCCGGGCACGAAGGCTATTCATGGGATATGTATTACCAGTCTCCGGGCGGGAAAGAAACGATAACATTGGCATGGAATCGAATAAACGGCATGAATGAAGACATTCATTATGCTTTAGTGGATATATCCCGGGGTATGGTTATCGGAATGGATGAAGATAAAATGTATGAATTCCGGTCGTTTGATAAGGAATACACATACGGATTCAGGGTGTTTGCCGGTTCTGAGAACTATGTTAACCGGAATGCGGATGAATTGCTTGCTTCATTGCCGCAGACTTTTGCGCTGCATCAGAATTATCCGAATCCATTCAATCCTTCGACGACGATCGGTTTTACCCTGCCGGTTGCTTCGCCGGTTTCGCTGAATATTTACAACATGATGGGCCAGAAAGTCAAAACACTCCTCGATAATTCTGTTCTGTCTCCGGGTACTCATGAAATCAGGTGGGATGGGCGCGATGATGAAGAAAATCGGGTATCTTCGGGTATATATATTTACAGTATTTGTATGTCAGATAAAATAAAAGCCGGGAAAATGGTATTGATAAAATAA
- a CDS encoding 2-hydroxyacyl-CoA dehydratase: MTTTIPSEVIWAAGCVPVDLNNIFITSDRRDDYIKKAERDGYPRNVCAWIKGIYGVLSELPDITTVVAVTQGDCSNTHALMETLQLKGIRTIPFAFPYNRDFDALAREIAMLAKELGTTVGAAEAIRGTLEPVRKRLDELDRMTWEGNRITGAENHLWLVSSSDFNSDYERFSSELGILLDTASKRTPFGESVRLGYIGVPPIIDDLYDAAEAYGARFVINEIQRQFSMPERGGGLVDQYLAYTYPYDVFHRLDYINRELARRSVHGIVHYVQSFCHRHIEDIVIRKKVKVPVLTIEGEAPGNVDERTKIRLQAFIEMLGRRVKKGMMH; this comes from the coding sequence ATGACAACAACCATCCCTTCCGAGGTTATCTGGGCTGCGGGATGTGTGCCTGTCGATCTCAACAACATATTCATTACCTCGGATCGTCGCGACGATTATATCAAAAAGGCCGAGCGTGACGGCTATCCCCGGAATGTCTGTGCCTGGATTAAGGGTATTTACGGCGTTCTGTCAGAGCTGCCCGATATCACAACCGTCGTGGCGGTGACCCAGGGCGACTGCTCCAACACCCATGCGCTCATGGAAACGCTCCAGCTGAAGGGAATACGGACGATTCCCTTTGCGTTTCCCTACAACCGCGATTTCGATGCACTCGCCCGGGAGATAGCCATGCTCGCGAAAGAGCTCGGAACAACTGTCGGGGCGGCGGAAGCCATTCGCGGCACACTTGAACCTGTCCGCAAACGGCTCGATGAACTCGACCGGATGACCTGGGAGGGAAACCGTATTACCGGCGCCGAAAACCACCTCTGGCTCGTCTCATCGAGCGATTTCAATAGCGATTATGAGCGTTTTTCCTCTGAACTCGGCATCCTGCTCGACACGGCATCGAAGCGCACGCCCTTCGGCGAGTCAGTCCGCCTCGGCTATATCGGCGTCCCGCCCATCATCGACGACCTGTACGATGCGGCTGAGGCGTACGGCGCCCGCTTCGTGATCAACGAGATTCAGCGCCAGTTCTCCATGCCCGAACGCGGCGGGGGGCTTGTCGACCAGTATCTGGCGTACACCTATCCCTATGATGTGTTTCACCGGCTCGACTATATCAACCGTGAGCTGGCGCGGCGCTCTGTCCACGGCATCGTTCACTATGTCCAGAGCTTCTGCCACCGTCACATCGAGGACATCGTCATACGGAAAAAGGTTAAAGTGCCGGTGCTCACCATCGAGGGCGAAGCGCCGGGCAATGTTGACGAACGCACGAAAATCCGTCTCCAGGCATTCATCGAGATGCTCGGGCGTAGAGTGAAAAAAGGCATGATGCATTAA